One window from the genome of Mastacembelus armatus chromosome 18, fMasArm1.2, whole genome shotgun sequence encodes:
- the LOC113124752 gene encoding nuclear factor 7, ovary isoform X2 has protein sequence MEMKSILKTDKKVNLLLKVEGSSTTQSSSIGAVRWTLPEESIQSHSSAPSRPANTNNLTKHSQQHPRQNSLKDLRSLQECVQFIQRWKEQVDQVCKGGSDPLEGTSKEEPQRLDARTERSLEECRKLILEWADERHHVDELLKETPRQSESQELEKKEDADPGEQAQLRIMGWAKELQYATERCGVQSDELGKVLRLLCLKNKQLGNLLPLLEFITWSLLKEDSPMMVSQLWLLAKQRTWKAGIPRYIPNSVWSWICSAAADVVLDPVTNHPWLQLSDDQRMVQEGLSACDMPSSSQRFDIWPCVLGWEGYSSGRHYWEVVIANNGYWRVGVTTADSKRHGRFHMTPKHGYWALWRSTHQFYACTKPETPLPLSLVPRRIGIYLDYKEGQISFYNTETKSHIYTFTGTFKGKLYPLFAPLDGRTLMKIIPPHKISVN, from the exons ATGGAGATGAAGAGCATCctgaaaactgacaaaa AGGTGAACTTGCTGCTGAAGGTGGAGGGCAGCAGCACCACCCAGAGCAGCTCCATCGGGGCTGTGCGCTGGACGCTGCCCGAGGAGAGTATTCAGTCCCACAGCTCGGCCCCCAGCAGACCCGCCAACACCAATAACCTCACCAAACACTCACAG CAACATCCTCGTCAGAACAGCCTGAAGGATCTGCGCAGCCTGCAGGAGTGTGTGCAGTTCATCCAACGCTGGAAGGAGCAGGTGGACCAGGTCTGCAAG GGGGGAAGTGATCCATTGGAGGGCACTAGCAAAGAAGAGCCCCAGAGGTTAGACGCACGTACTGAGCGCAGTCTTGAGGAGTGCAGGAAACTGATCCTGGAGTGGGCAGACGAACGCCACCACGTCGACGAG CTCCTGAAAGAAACCCCCAGGCAATCTGAGAGTCAAGAGcttgaaaagaaagaagatgcaGATCCCGGTGAGCAGGCACAACTGAGGATCATGGGATGGGCGAAGGAGCTGCAGTATGCCACTGAG AGGTGCGGCGTGCAGAGCGACGAGCTGGGCAAAGTGTTGCGTCTGCTGTGCCTGAAGAATAAACAGCTGGGTaacctgctgcctctgctggAGTTCATCACCTGGTCCCTGCTCAAAGAAGACAGCCCG ATGATGGTTTCACAGTTATGGCTACTGGCAAAGCAAAGGACCTGGAAAGCTGGAATTCCAAGATACATTCCCAactcag TCTGGAGCTGGATTTGCAGTGCGGCAG CTGATGTGGTTCTGGACCCTGTGACCAACCACCCGtggctgcagctgtcagacGACCAGCGGATGGTGCAGGAGGGCCTCTCAGCGTGCGACATGCCTTCCAGCTCCCAGCGCTTCGATATCTGGCCCTGCGTGCTGGGCTGGGAGGGCTACAGTAGCGGCCGCCACTACTGGGAGGTGGTCATAGCCAACAACGGCTACTGGCGTGTTGGAGTGACCACTGCCGACTCCAAACGGCACGGGCGCTTCCATATGACCCCAAAGCACGGCTACTGGGCCCTGTGGCGCAGCACACACCAGTTCTATGCCTGCACCAAGCCAGAGACGCCGCTGCCACTCAGCCTTGTGCCACGACGTATAGGGATCTACTTGGACTATAAAGAAGGCCAGATCTCCTTctacaacacagaaacaaagtcCCACATCTACACTTTCACTGGAACCTTCAAAGGGAAGCTGTACCCTCTGTTTGCCCCGCTGGATGGCCGCACCCTCATGAAAATCATCCCACCACACAAAATCTCAGTAAACTGA
- the LOC113124752 gene encoding nuclear factor 7, ovary isoform X1: MEMKSILKTDKKVNLLLKVEGSSTTQSSSIGAVRWTLPEESIQSHSSAPSRPANTNNLTKHSQQHPRQNSLKDLRSLQECVQFIQRWKEQVDQVCKQGGSDPLEGTSKEEPQRLDARTERSLEECRKLILEWADERHHVDELLKETPRQSESQELEKKEDADPGEQAQLRIMGWAKELQYATERCGVQSDELGKVLRLLCLKNKQLGNLLPLLEFITWSLLKEDSPMMVSQLWLLAKQRTWKAGIPRYIPNSVWSWICSAAADVVLDPVTNHPWLQLSDDQRMVQEGLSACDMPSSSQRFDIWPCVLGWEGYSSGRHYWEVVIANNGYWRVGVTTADSKRHGRFHMTPKHGYWALWRSTHQFYACTKPETPLPLSLVPRRIGIYLDYKEGQISFYNTETKSHIYTFTGTFKGKLYPLFAPLDGRTLMKIIPPHKISVN; this comes from the exons ATGGAGATGAAGAGCATCctgaaaactgacaaaa AGGTGAACTTGCTGCTGAAGGTGGAGGGCAGCAGCACCACCCAGAGCAGCTCCATCGGGGCTGTGCGCTGGACGCTGCCCGAGGAGAGTATTCAGTCCCACAGCTCGGCCCCCAGCAGACCCGCCAACACCAATAACCTCACCAAACACTCACAG CAACATCCTCGTCAGAACAGCCTGAAGGATCTGCGCAGCCTGCAGGAGTGTGTGCAGTTCATCCAACGCTGGAAGGAGCAGGTGGACCAGGTCTGCAAG CAGGGGGGAAGTGATCCATTGGAGGGCACTAGCAAAGAAGAGCCCCAGAGGTTAGACGCACGTACTGAGCGCAGTCTTGAGGAGTGCAGGAAACTGATCCTGGAGTGGGCAGACGAACGCCACCACGTCGACGAG CTCCTGAAAGAAACCCCCAGGCAATCTGAGAGTCAAGAGcttgaaaagaaagaagatgcaGATCCCGGTGAGCAGGCACAACTGAGGATCATGGGATGGGCGAAGGAGCTGCAGTATGCCACTGAG AGGTGCGGCGTGCAGAGCGACGAGCTGGGCAAAGTGTTGCGTCTGCTGTGCCTGAAGAATAAACAGCTGGGTaacctgctgcctctgctggAGTTCATCACCTGGTCCCTGCTCAAAGAAGACAGCCCG ATGATGGTTTCACAGTTATGGCTACTGGCAAAGCAAAGGACCTGGAAAGCTGGAATTCCAAGATACATTCCCAactcag TCTGGAGCTGGATTTGCAGTGCGGCAG CTGATGTGGTTCTGGACCCTGTGACCAACCACCCGtggctgcagctgtcagacGACCAGCGGATGGTGCAGGAGGGCCTCTCAGCGTGCGACATGCCTTCCAGCTCCCAGCGCTTCGATATCTGGCCCTGCGTGCTGGGCTGGGAGGGCTACAGTAGCGGCCGCCACTACTGGGAGGTGGTCATAGCCAACAACGGCTACTGGCGTGTTGGAGTGACCACTGCCGACTCCAAACGGCACGGGCGCTTCCATATGACCCCAAAGCACGGCTACTGGGCCCTGTGGCGCAGCACACACCAGTTCTATGCCTGCACCAAGCCAGAGACGCCGCTGCCACTCAGCCTTGTGCCACGACGTATAGGGATCTACTTGGACTATAAAGAAGGCCAGATCTCCTTctacaacacagaaacaaagtcCCACATCTACACTTTCACTGGAACCTTCAAAGGGAAGCTGTACCCTCTGTTTGCCCCGCTGGATGGCCGCACCCTCATGAAAATCATCCCACCACACAAAATCTCAGTAAACTGA
- the LOC113124778 gene encoding CD209 antigen-like protein E, with protein sequence MDSLSRHLDDDAKEESPAAVTDAASGQTCHLAAGVVVALTTVTLVTVLLLSLWLCGFGTAPKVDQASTTSAMEQLQECRRERHDLTLMLHAVTQDSRCTLCPEGWLWWRRHCYFFSVGREDNRQWSESAEFCRQHNSSLAVIKDAAEMEFIQGVMRTFPKFPFLWVGLTDSRQEGQWLWWDGTDIQRYMPVTVEWDADHRDCADLRGGGSLFAADCEEYGPWACKRES encoded by the exons ATGGATTCGCTCTCGAGACACCTCGATGATGATGCAAAGGAGGAATCCCCTGCAG CTGTGACAGATGCAGCATCTGGTCAAACCTGTCACCTGGCAGCAGGGGTGGTCGTTGCCTTGACAACAGTGACCCTGGTCACTGTACTGCTCCTGTCCTTGTGGTTGTGTG GATTTGGGACAGCACCTAAAGTGGATCAGGCCTCCACAACTTCAGCGATGGAACAACTGCAGGAGTGCCGCAGAGAGCGCCATGATCTGACCCTGATGCTGCATGCTGTCACTCAAG ACTCCAGATGCACCTTGTGTCCAGAGGGCTGGCTGTGGTGGAGGCGTCACTGCTACTTCTTCTCGGTGGGACGTGAGGACAATCGCCAGTGGAGTGAGAGCGCTGAGTTCTGCCGGCAGCACAACAGCAGCCTGGCTGTGATCAAAGACGCTGCAGAGATG GAATTTATCCAGGGTGTGATGAGGACGTTCCCCAAGTTTCCCTTCCTGTGGGTGGGACTGACAGACTCCAGGCAGGAGGGTCAGTGGCTGTGGTGGGACGGGACAGACATCCAGCGCTACATGCC ggtGACTGTGGAGTGGGATGCGGATCACAGGGACTGTGCAGACCTGAGGGGAGGTGGGAGTCTCTTCGCTGCTGACTGTGAAGAGTACGGACCCTGGGCTTGTAAGAGGGAGTCCTGA
- the capgb gene encoding capping protein (actin filament), gelsolin-like b, with translation MLHLKAAPGQFGPEVQNQGLWVWRVEKMKAVRLDSSEVGAFFNGDSYLVLDNRGEQGADIHMWIGEKSSGDEQVACAMLSTQLDSFLGGEPVQHRQLQGCETSEFMALFPRGVSYKEGGVESGFRKTQDSGTVHRLYQVKGKRNIRAKEVQLSWTSFNKGDCFILDLGERIVVWIGSQANIFEKQKVREIASLIRDTERHGKACIVDVNEGEEPEEMLKVLGRMPALAESSPEEDTKADASNSASLYKVSDATGSMKTTKVSDKSPFEQELLARDDCFILDNGANGKIFVWKGNAANAEEKQVALHMADRFIEQMNYPKMKTQVEILPQGKETIIFKQFFKKWN, from the exons ATGCTCCACTTAAAGGCAGCACCAGGTCAGTTTGGTCCAGAGGTCCAGAACCAGGGCCTGTGGGTGTGGAGGGTGGAGAAGATGAAGGCCGTGCGGCTGGATTCCTCCGAGGTGGGAGCCTTCTTCAACGGGGACTCGTATCTGGTGCTGGATAACCGCGGTGAACAGGGAGCCGACATCCACATGTGGATCG GAGAGAAGTCGTCTGGGGACGAGCAGGTGGCCTGTGCCATGCTGTCCACTCAGCTGGACAGCTTTCTGGGCGGTGAGCCTGTTCAGCACAGGCAGCTTCAGGGCTGTGAGACCTCGGAGTTCATGGCGCTCTTTCCTAGAGGGGTCAGCTACAAG GAGGGTGGTGTGGAGTCAGGCTTCAGGAAGACTCAGGACTCTGGGACGGTGCACAGGTTGTATCAGGTCAAAGGGAAACGTAACATCCGTGCCAAGGAGGTGCAGCTGTCCTGGACTAGCTTCAACAAGGGAGACTGCTTCATCCTGGACCTCGGAGAG AGGATTGTGGTGTGGATCGGGTCGCAGGCCAACATCTTTGAGAAGCAGAAAGTGCGGGAGATCGCCTCACTGATCCGCGACACGGAGAGACACGGTAAAGCCTGTATCGTGGACGTCAACGAGGGGGAAGAGCCTGAAGAGATGCTCAAG GTCCTGGGAAGGATGCCAGCACTGGCAGAGAGCAGCCCAGAAGAGGACACCAAAGCAGACGCTTCCAACTCTGCCTCCCTCTACAAG GTGTCCGACGCCACAGGCTCTATGAAGACGACCAAAGTGTCTGACAAGAGCCCGTTTGAGCAGGAGCTGCTGGCCCGTGACGACTGCTTCATTCTGGACAATGGCGCCAATGGAAAGATCTTCGTGTGGAAag GTAACGCAGCGAACGCTGAGGAGAAGCAGGTGGCCCTACACATGGCGGATCGCTTCATCGAACAAATGAATTATCCCAAGATGAAAACACAG GTGGAGATCCTGCCACAGGGGAAAGAGACCATCATCTTCAAGCAATTCTTCAAGAAGTGGAACTAA